From a region of the Candidatus Rhabdochlamydia porcellionis genome:
- a CDS encoding adenylyltransferase/cytidyltransferase family protein, giving the protein MSHLASSSCFEESICKKVVEPENLQETIKYLREEKNTIATLNGAFDLLHAGHLEIIFQASLQADILIVALNTDVSIQRYKGIKRPIIPLKQRMLLIAALEMVDYVTYFNETDPIQILSEIRPDVHVNGSEYGQNCIERETVVAQKGRMHIVEKIPGLSTSYIINKIKKICD; this is encoded by the coding sequence ATGTCGCATTTAGCAAGTAGTTCTTGCTTTGAAGAGAGCATTTGTAAAAAAGTAGTCGAGCCTGAAAATCTTCAAGAGACGATTAAATATCTGCGAGAAGAAAAAAATACAATAGCAACGCTCAATGGCGCTTTTGATCTTTTACATGCGGGACATTTAGAAATTATTTTTCAGGCTTCTTTGCAAGCTGATATACTAATTGTAGCTTTAAATACAGATGTATCTATTCAACGGTATAAAGGTATAAAACGCCCGATTATCCCTTTAAAGCAGAGGATGTTATTGATTGCCGCATTGGAAATGGTTGATTATGTCACTTATTTTAATGAGACAGACCCTATACAGATTTTATCAGAAATTCGACCAGATGTGCATGTTAATGGTTCTGAATATGGGCAAAATTGCATAGAAAGAGAAACTGTAGTTGCGCAAAAAGGGAGAATGCACATTGTAGAAAAAATTCCAGGATTATCTACTTCTTACATCATTAACAAGATTAAAAAAATATGCGATTAA
- a CDS encoding rhomboid family intramembrane serine protease, translating into MRLIGLFDTEQKALNFYSFLLQKGIQNSYEPDNPSAEKPFYRIWVQKEEDFKEASELFLQFNQNPSNSLFQVKEKSKKEELIEPSVVQIQTSRKWKGITPLLIFICCFLFLWNSFQESQIMKNKGALALQVSLTPLMQKLLFDYPKSFEELNQFIQEHPMKTFQDVDELPLETQLEFKKIEAIPSWKGVLQFVPIIQKEGLQAISKVPIFEKIRQGQIWRFITPIFLHRDFLHILFNMAWLFLFGKQLDLKIGKKRMLVLVLLIAIASNVAQYIMSGPYFIGISGVVVGMGGFIWMRQKKAPWEGYSVQKSALLLLFFFVSAMVVLDGVIWGIRLFYHLAPTLQIANTAHVVGGLTGIFLGCLSWFKKGLT; encoded by the coding sequence ATGCGATTAATAGGCCTTTTTGACACAGAGCAAAAAGCACTGAACTTTTATTCTTTTTTACTTCAAAAAGGAATACAAAACTCTTATGAACCAGATAATCCTTCCGCTGAAAAACCTTTTTATCGTATATGGGTCCAAAAAGAAGAGGATTTTAAAGAAGCTTCAGAATTGTTTTTGCAGTTTAACCAGAATCCCAGCAACTCTTTATTTCAAGTAAAAGAAAAGTCTAAAAAAGAAGAGTTAATAGAGCCTTCTGTAGTCCAGATACAAACCTCTCGAAAATGGAAGGGGATTACTCCTCTTCTAATTTTTATCTGTTGTTTTTTATTTTTATGGAATTCTTTTCAAGAAAGTCAAATTATGAAAAATAAAGGAGCACTTGCTCTTCAGGTCTCTTTAACACCACTGATGCAAAAATTGCTATTTGATTACCCAAAATCTTTTGAGGAGTTAAACCAATTTATTCAAGAGCATCCCATGAAAACCTTTCAAGATGTAGATGAACTACCTTTAGAAACCCAATTAGAATTTAAAAAAATAGAAGCAATCCCTTCTTGGAAAGGAGTATTGCAGTTTGTTCCCATTATACAAAAAGAAGGTCTACAAGCAATAAGCAAAGTTCCGATATTTGAAAAAATCAGACAAGGGCAAATTTGGCGTTTTATTACGCCTATTTTCCTGCACCGTGATTTTTTACATATCCTTTTTAATATGGCTTGGCTTTTTCTATTTGGTAAGCAACTAGATTTGAAAATAGGTAAGAAAAGGATGCTTGTGTTAGTGCTTTTGATTGCTATAGCTAGCAATGTGGCACAATATATCATGAGCGGTCCTTATTTTATTGGAATTTCGGGTGTAGTAGTAGGGATGGGTGGATTTATTTGGATGCGCCAAAAAAAGGCTCCATGGGAGGGGTATTCTGTTCAAAAGAGTGCTCTTTTATTATTATTTTTCTTTGTTTCCGCAATGGTCGTATTGGATGGGGTTATTTGGGGAATTAGGCTGTTTTATCATCTAGCGCCTACTTTACAGATTGCTAATACTGCACATGTTGTAGGAGGTCTTACCGGAATTTTCTTAGGATGTCTTTCTTGGTTTAAAAAAGGACTTACATGA
- a CDS encoding ribonuclease Z: MSQRCLVILGCSSQQHTRSRNHGAYLLLWKTEGFLFDPGEGTQRQFIFANVAPTSVTRIFISHFHGDHCLGLGSMLMRLNLDKVTHPIHCYYPASGQIYFERLRYGSIYHQQIEIIEHPVFKEGVVHEDEQFLIQASFLKHGVDNLAWRVIEKDQIKFDQKKLQEAGIFGPNVRLLKQKKELIIQGKKIKLEDVSWVRKGDVVSIAIDTLVCPALVEVAGYATLFLCESTYLEAHRHLAEKHHHLTAKQAAKAALEAHVDTLVLTHFSARYQDLNEFLQEASVIFPKTIVAEDLKVIPF; this comes from the coding sequence ATGAGCCAGCGTTGTTTAGTTATTTTAGGCTGCTCTAGTCAGCAACATACACGCAGTCGCAATCACGGTGCTTATCTTTTACTTTGGAAAACCGAGGGTTTTTTATTTGATCCAGGAGAAGGAACACAGAGACAGTTTATCTTTGCAAATGTAGCTCCGACTTCTGTAACACGTATTTTTATTAGTCATTTTCATGGAGATCATTGCTTAGGATTGGGCTCTATGCTAATGCGCTTAAACCTGGATAAGGTCACACATCCAATTCATTGCTATTATCCAGCCAGTGGCCAAATCTATTTTGAAAGATTGCGTTATGGGTCGATCTATCACCAACAAATTGAGATCATCGAACATCCTGTTTTTAAAGAAGGAGTTGTTCATGAGGATGAGCAATTTTTGATTCAAGCGAGCTTTTTGAAACATGGAGTTGATAACCTAGCTTGGCGTGTTATAGAAAAAGATCAAATTAAGTTTGATCAAAAAAAACTACAAGAAGCTGGTATTTTTGGTCCTAATGTGCGTCTTTTAAAGCAGAAAAAAGAACTCATCATTCAAGGAAAAAAGATCAAATTAGAGGATGTAAGCTGGGTTCGCAAAGGAGATGTGGTCTCTATTGCCATCGATACTCTGGTTTGTCCTGCTCTTGTTGAGGTGGCAGGCTACGCTACACTTTTTCTCTGTGAAAGTACCTATTTAGAAGCGCACAGACATTTGGCTGAAAAACACCACCATTTAACCGCTAAACAAGCAGCTAAAGCTGCTCTAGAAGCTCACGTAGATACATTGGTATTGACGCATTTTTCTGCTCGTTATCAAGACTTGAATGAGTTTTTACAAGAAGCCTCTGTTATTTTTCCTAAAACAATTGTTGCAGAGGATTTGAAAGTCATTCCCTTTTAG